A single genomic interval of Candidatus Neomarinimicrobiota bacterium harbors:
- a CDS encoding aspartate aminotransferase family protein produces the protein MDKQSIINDFTAHVSAGKAAFYTKYGMDFVMGHREGSWLDDIDGGKQLFNCHSNGGVFNLGHRHPEIIATLRSALDDLDIGNHHLMSQERAVLAKQITDSMPGDLSVCIFGVGGGEAIDLALKLALGHTGRSRIISANGGYHGHTGLALSVGDAQYREPFGIGLADMQQVPFNKLDALEAALDDQVAAVILETIPATLGMVMPEPGYLERVRALCDQNGTLLIMDEVQTGLGRTGKLWAFEHAGITPDMVVIGKGLSGGIYPIAATIIRENLDAIFKKDPFIHISTFGGSELGCRVGQKVMSISSDDNFLKRVELAGQKVRNGLDKLRKKYPKFFTGIRQSGLMIGLELRDNYAGPALTKAAYDQDLLIVYANNDPSVCQFLLPLTITDEEIDLVMDKLDRALNSARKLRAALVAKEKTGPLLKRFSKKNGESS, from the coding sequence ATGGATAAGCAATCGATCATCAACGACTTTACAGCCCACGTTTCCGCAGGTAAAGCGGCATTTTATACGAAATACGGGATGGATTTTGTCATGGGGCATCGGGAAGGCTCCTGGCTTGATGACATTGATGGCGGAAAGCAGCTCTTCAACTGTCATTCCAATGGAGGGGTTTTTAATCTGGGGCATCGTCATCCTGAGATTATAGCGACTCTGAGATCTGCTCTGGATGATTTGGATATAGGTAACCATCACCTTATGAGTCAGGAACGAGCTGTTCTGGCTAAACAAATAACTGACAGCATGCCTGGTGATCTGAGCGTGTGCATTTTTGGAGTAGGTGGTGGAGAAGCCATTGACCTGGCCTTGAAATTAGCGTTGGGTCATACTGGACGTTCCCGAATTATTTCAGCTAACGGAGGGTACCATGGTCATACTGGCCTGGCTCTTTCAGTAGGTGATGCCCAGTATCGAGAACCCTTTGGAATCGGGTTGGCAGACATGCAACAGGTACCCTTTAACAAACTTGATGCTTTGGAAGCCGCCCTGGATGATCAAGTCGCTGCTGTGATCCTGGAAACCATTCCTGCCACTCTGGGGATGGTCATGCCTGAACCAGGCTATCTGGAGCGGGTTCGAGCACTCTGCGACCAAAACGGGACATTGCTCATCATGGACGAGGTTCAGACCGGGTTGGGACGTACGGGAAAACTCTGGGCTTTTGAACATGCTGGTATCACCCCTGACATGGTGGTTATCGGCAAAGGACTTTCAGGCGGAATCTATCCCATAGCGGCCACCATCATCCGGGAAAACCTGGATGCTATTTTCAAAAAAGATCCCTTTATTCATATTTCTACATTTGGCGGCTCTGAATTGGGCTGTCGCGTTGGCCAAAAAGTCATGAGCATTTCCTCGGATGACAATTTCCTGAAACGTGTAGAACTGGCTGGACAGAAGGTTCGAAACGGCCTGGATAAACTCCGAAAGAAGTATCCGAAATTCTTCACAGGGATCCGCCAGTCAGGTCTGATGATTGGCCTGGAGCTTAGAGACAACTATGCCGGTCCGGCTTTGACAAAGGCAGCCTACGATCAAGATCTGCTTATTGTTTATGCTAATAATGATCCATCAGTTTGTCAGTTTCTTCTCCCCCTGACCATCACTGATGAGGAGATCGATCTGGTTATGGATAAACTGGATCGGGCTTTGAATTCGGCTCGTAAACTGCGGGCTGCTTTGGTTGCCAAAGAGAAGACTGGACCACTCTTGAAACGATTTTCAAAAAAGAATGGGGAATCTTCATGA